A DNA window from Pontiella agarivorans contains the following coding sequences:
- a CDS encoding AAA family ATPase: protein MHDDIVKMNERYQAESEVLQKVRDEVGKVIIGQEDLIEALLLALLCNGHVLIEGIPGLAKTLAVTTLSQTLHAGFNRIQFTPDLLPGDLLGTMMYNPKTSEFTPHKGPIFANIILADEINRSPAKVQSALLEAMQEHQVSIGDETYKLDEPFLVLATQNPVEQEGTYHLPEAQVDRFMFKLDVVYPTKDEEHRILKRMGKTDVKIDIQAVMQIEDINRLRKLVDDVFMDEKLEHYILDLVQATRDPEKFGLDCADMIRYGASPRATIFLSVAARGKAMLNGRGYVVPQDVKDVAMDVLRHRVLLTYEAAAEEKSSEDILKQILDTVEVP, encoded by the coding sequence ATGCATGACGATATAGTTAAGATGAACGAGCGCTATCAGGCTGAAAGTGAAGTGCTCCAGAAGGTCCGCGATGAAGTGGGCAAAGTGATCATCGGTCAGGAGGATCTCATCGAAGCGCTCCTCCTCGCCCTGCTCTGCAACGGCCATGTGCTGATCGAAGGCATTCCCGGACTCGCGAAAACCCTCGCCGTCACCACCCTTTCGCAGACGCTGCATGCCGGCTTTAACCGCATTCAGTTCACGCCCGACCTTTTACCCGGCGACCTGCTCGGAACCATGATGTATAATCCGAAAACCAGCGAGTTCACACCCCACAAAGGTCCGATCTTCGCCAACATCATTCTCGCCGACGAAATCAACCGTTCCCCCGCCAAAGTTCAGAGTGCCCTGCTTGAAGCCATGCAGGAACATCAGGTCTCCATCGGCGATGAAACATATAAACTCGACGAACCGTTCCTCGTGCTCGCCACTCAGAATCCTGTTGAACAGGAAGGCACCTATCACCTCCCCGAAGCTCAGGTTGACCGCTTCATGTTCAAACTCGACGTGGTTTACCCCACGAAAGATGAAGAACACCGCATCCTGAAACGCATGGGCAAAACCGACGTAAAAATTGATATCCAGGCGGTCATGCAAATCGAAGATATCAACCGGCTCCGGAAATTGGTTGATGACGTCTTTATGGATGAAAAACTCGAACACTACATTCTCGATCTGGTTCAGGCCACCCGCGACCCCGAAAAATTCGGTCTCGATTGCGCCGATATGATCCGCTACGGCGCCTCACCGCGCGCCACCATTTTTCTCTCCGTCGCCGCTCGCGGTAAAGCCATGCTCAACGGCCGCGGCTATGTCGTTCCGCAGGACGTAAAAGATGTCGCCATGGATGTGCTCCGCCACCGCGTACTGCTCACCTACGAAGCCGCCGCCGAAGAAAAGTCCTCCGAGGACATCCTCAAACAAATCCTCGATACCGTCGAAGTGCCGTAA